The Kocuria sp. TGY1127_2 genome includes a window with the following:
- the lpdA gene encoding dihydrolipoyl dehydrogenase, with product MADSANAFDILILGGGSAGYAAALRSVQLGFSVGLIEKEKVGGTCLHWGCIPTKAYLHSAEVAEEARESEKYGVKVKYEGIDMGAIRDYKDNIIAGKFKGLQGLLKMRGVTVIDGAGKMTGENTIDVNGTEYTGKHIILASGSVSKTFGLEIGGRILTSTQALEMDYLPKSAIILGGGVIGSEFASMWRAMGVDVTIIEGLPHLVPNEDPSIIKVLERTFKKRGIKYNLGTFFDKVEQNDDGAKVTLTDGKEFDADIVLVAVGRGPNTEGLGFEEAGVTMDRGFVITNERLHTGVGNVYAAGDIVPGLQLAHRGFQQGIFIAEEIAGLNPIIVEDINIPKVTFSDPEISSVGYTEPKAKEKFGDDNIEVAEYNLAGNGKSSILGANGIIKFVREKDGPIVGVHAIGKRIGEQIGEAQLIVNWEAYPEDVAKLIHAHPTQNEALGEAAMALAGHPLHG from the coding sequence GTGGCCGATTCGGCAAATGCTTTCGACATTCTTATTTTGGGCGGCGGTAGCGCGGGCTACGCCGCCGCACTTCGATCGGTTCAGCTCGGTTTCAGCGTCGGGCTCATCGAAAAGGAAAAAGTCGGCGGTACATGCCTTCACTGGGGCTGCATCCCGACGAAGGCTTACCTCCACTCGGCAGAGGTAGCGGAGGAAGCCCGCGAGTCCGAAAAGTACGGTGTCAAGGTCAAGTACGAAGGCATCGATATGGGTGCTATCCGCGATTACAAGGACAACATCATCGCGGGCAAGTTCAAAGGCCTTCAGGGGCTCCTGAAGATGCGCGGCGTGACCGTCATCGATGGCGCAGGCAAGATGACCGGCGAAAACACCATTGACGTCAACGGCACCGAGTACACGGGCAAGCACATCATTCTGGCCTCTGGCTCGGTTTCCAAGACTTTCGGCCTGGAGATCGGTGGACGCATTCTGACCTCCACGCAGGCCCTCGAAATGGACTACCTCCCGAAGTCAGCGATCATTCTCGGCGGCGGAGTGATCGGCTCCGAATTTGCATCGATGTGGCGCGCGATGGGTGTGGACGTCACGATTATCGAAGGATTGCCGCACCTGGTTCCGAATGAGGACCCCTCGATCATCAAGGTCTTGGAGCGCACCTTCAAGAAGCGTGGCATCAAGTACAACCTCGGGACCTTCTTCGACAAGGTTGAGCAGAACGACGACGGCGCCAAGGTCACGCTGACCGATGGTAAGGAATTCGACGCGGACATTGTGCTCGTGGCTGTCGGCCGCGGACCGAACACCGAAGGTTTGGGTTTCGAAGAAGCCGGCGTCACCATGGATCGTGGCTTCGTGATCACCAACGAGCGTCTGCACACGGGTGTTGGAAACGTCTATGCCGCGGGCGACATCGTTCCTGGACTCCAGCTCGCACATCGAGGCTTCCAGCAGGGCATCTTCATCGCAGAAGAGATCGCCGGTCTCAACCCGATCATCGTCGAGGACATCAACATCCCCAAGGTCACGTTCTCGGATCCGGAGATCTCCTCGGTGGGCTATACCGAGCCCAAGGCCAAGGAAAAGTTCGGCGACGACAATATTGAGGTCGCCGAGTACAACCTGGCCGGAAACGGCAAGAGCTCGATCCTCGGCGCCAACGGCATCATCAAGTTCGTACGCGAGAAAGACGGCCCCATTGTCGGCGTCCACGCCATCGGCAAACGTATCGGTGAGCAAATCGGCGAGGCCCAGTTGATCGTCAACTGGGAGGCCTACCCGGAGGATGTCGCCAAATTGATTCACGCCCATCCGACGCAGAACGAAGCGCTGGGTGAAGCCGCCATGGCACTCGCCGGTCACCCGTTGCACGGTTAG